One Nitrosarchaeum sp. DNA window includes the following coding sequences:
- a CDS encoding zinc-binding dehydrogenase: protein MKAVVYEEYAPDDNYAKILKVKDISDPKPKANEVVFKLKAAALNYNDIWGMRGVPIAIPLPHVSGSDAAGDVIAVGEDVKTIKVGDRVVSHSNLSCRTCALCTSGREFDCTNRQVWGFQTGPLWGAYSELVHLPEVNVSKIPEGVSYEDAAAASMTILTSWHMLVGRAKITPGQTVLIMGGGSGVGSFGIQIAKLYNCTVIATASGDKLDKCKALGADYAVDHRKEDWHKEVFKITKDIAAKTGVRPGIDLTFDHIGETHFNKQLTLLNYGGTLVSCGATTGYDAKIDLRHIFFKGINVLGSTQGTKAEMDLGLYWMGKGKIKAEIDSTFTFEQAAEAHTKMLSGKFFGKIMMKPENA from the coding sequence TTGAAAGCTGTAGTTTACGAAGAATATGCTCCTGATGATAATTATGCAAAAATTTTAAAAGTAAAAGATATTTCTGATCCAAAACCAAAAGCAAATGAAGTTGTATTCAAACTAAAAGCAGCAGCTCTTAACTATAATGATATCTGGGGAATGAGAGGTGTACCAATTGCTATACCATTACCACACGTATCTGGCTCTGATGCTGCAGGAGATGTTATTGCAGTAGGAGAAGATGTAAAAACTATCAAAGTAGGGGACAGAGTTGTCTCACATTCAAATCTTTCATGTAGAACATGTGCATTATGTACATCAGGTAGAGAATTTGATTGTACAAATAGACAAGTTTGGGGATTCCAAACAGGTCCACTCTGGGGCGCATATAGTGAACTAGTACATCTACCAGAAGTTAATGTATCAAAAATTCCCGAAGGCGTTTCTTATGAAGATGCAGCAGCAGCTTCAATGACAATTCTTACTTCTTGGCATATGTTAGTTGGAAGAGCCAAAATTACACCTGGACAAACTGTTCTAATTATGGGTGGAGGTTCTGGTGTTGGTAGCTTTGGAATTCAGATTGCAAAACTCTACAATTGTACTGTTATCGCAACTGCCAGTGGAGATAAACTCGATAAATGTAAAGCATTAGGTGCTGATTATGCAGTAGATCATAGAAAAGAAGACTGGCACAAAGAAGTCTTTAAAATTACAAAAGATATTGCTGCAAAAACTGGTGTTAGACCAGGAATTGATTTAACATTTGATCATATTGGAGAAACTCACTTTAACAAACAATTGACCCTTCTTAACTATGGAGGAACACTTGTTTCATGTGGAGCTACTACTGGATATGATGCAAAAATTGATCTTAGACACATCTTCTTTAAAGGAATCAATGTGTTAGGTTCAACTCAAGGAACTAAAGCTGAAATGGATCTCGGTTTGTATTGGATGGGTAAGGGTAAGATTAAAGCAGAAATTGATTCTACTTTTACATTTGAACAAGCTGCAGAAGCACATACAAAAATGCTCTCTGGAAAGTTCTTTGGCAAAATTATGATGAAGCCAGAAAACGCCTAA
- a CDS encoding HpcH/HpaI aldolase/citrate lyase family protein: MTQLFRSLIFVPGNNSRFLEKAKNIQADIICFDLEDSVPDEEKNNARKLIHDALKLRQSYKSSIFVRTNSPKSGKIPDDLKAIIQKGIDGIVIPKVNNVTDLKKIEKNLLLLEKNRKLKPIQIIPSIESAEGVVNTYNISSYSKRIHAVVFGVFDLLNDLGIEYSKDSDGGKYSRAKIPVDAKAAGVSAIDAIWQDLKDIKGLEKDCQVGKNLGYAGKSIIHPDQILTTHKVFYPSKNEIQWAEKVVKFYLDSTKKGKGATTIDGKMIDEVHFKQAKTVLEIVKSTPSV, encoded by the coding sequence ATGACACAGCTTTTTCGCAGTCTTATTTTTGTTCCCGGAAATAATTCTAGGTTTTTAGAAAAGGCAAAAAATATTCAAGCTGATATAATCTGTTTTGATTTAGAAGATTCAGTACCTGATGAGGAAAAAAATAATGCTAGAAAATTAATTCACGATGCTCTAAAATTACGTCAATCTTACAAATCATCAATTTTTGTGCGTACAAATTCTCCAAAATCTGGAAAAATTCCAGATGATCTCAAAGCAATTATTCAAAAAGGAATTGATGGAATAGTGATTCCTAAAGTAAACAATGTTACTGATCTAAAAAAAATTGAAAAGAATCTTTTATTACTAGAAAAGAATCGTAAGCTAAAACCAATTCAAATAATTCCTTCCATTGAATCAGCTGAAGGAGTAGTCAACACCTACAATATCTCATCATATAGTAAAAGAATACACGCAGTAGTTTTTGGAGTTTTTGATCTCTTAAATGACTTAGGTATTGAATACTCAAAAGATTCAGATGGCGGAAAATATTCTAGGGCAAAAATTCCCGTAGATGCAAAAGCAGCAGGAGTGTCTGCTATTGATGCTATTTGGCAAGATCTTAAAGACATTAAGGGATTAGAAAAAGATTGTCAAGTTGGAAAAAATCTTGGATATGCAGGAAAAAGTATCATACACCCTGACCAAATTTTAACAACTCACAAAGTTTTCTATCCAAGTAAAAATGAAATTCAATGGGCAGAAAAAGTTGTCAAATTTTATTTAGACTCAACAAAAAAAGGAAAAGGAGCAACAACCATAGATGGAAAAATGATTGATGAGGTTCACTTTAAACAAGCCAAAACAGTACTTGAAATTGTAAAATCCACTCCATCAGTTTAG
- a CDS encoding transcriptional regulator, translated as MGGIDRLIAKALSQKIKQKLDEDELKKIERKLFLDHGMSIKLSIEHFDKLNLVLKNILNLNRKKFENECLNEVIKIQKKGNNYSVRVIDQNLIDSLLVSCGDNETRQMLNCLFKNELTIPQILSESKIPKTSGYRKIENLIIDGLIVEYGKVRSESKRISKYKCVFDEIKIEMKKNNILFQGIINEQIYNKSTCVDF; from the coding sequence ATGGGAGGAATAGACAGGTTAATTGCTAAAGCATTATCTCAAAAAATTAAACAAAAATTGGATGAAGATGAATTAAAAAAAATTGAAAGAAAATTGTTTTTAGATCATGGAATGTCAATAAAGCTATCTATAGAACATTTTGATAAATTGAATTTAGTATTAAAAAATATTTTAAATTTAAATAGAAAAAAATTTGAAAATGAATGTCTAAACGAAGTAATAAAAATTCAAAAAAAAGGCAATAATTACTCGGTTAGAGTAATTGATCAAAACTTAATTGATTCACTATTAGTGTCATGTGGCGATAATGAAACTAGACAAATGCTTAATTGTCTTTTTAAAAACGAGTTAACCATCCCTCAAATTTTAAGCGAATCTAAAATTCCAAAAACATCAGGATATCGAAAAATTGAAAATTTAATCATAGATGGGTTAATTGTAGAATATGGTAAAGTACGTAGTGAGAGTAAAAGAATTTCAAAATACAAATGTGTTTTTGATGAGATAAAGATTGAAATGAAAAAGAACAATATTTTGTTTCAAGGAATAATAAATGAACAAATTTATAATAAAAGTACTTGTGTCGATTTTTGA